One window of Leptospira yasudae genomic DNA carries:
- a CDS encoding FFLEELY motif protein: MDQQVLELTRKAVVRATIERLRTTYSDLLIIKGYDGIPDFFEFNLYSPANKEERDNALENLYEKLKTVAGKSMTDNIHQIILLNRLTDSLDYDTAKIVIENNLMEDGVISRDNLYAAMGETDRFEERKTQIQMVGNTLKFFFSLSKLPMIKLVMAPIKVAASMVGATSLVETMEAGYELSSKIKDLNPFIEAFLDRETRLISKLELGNPVSELLN; encoded by the coding sequence ATGGATCAACAGGTGTTAGAGCTAACGCGTAAAGCAGTTGTACGCGCGACGATCGAGAGGCTTCGCACAACGTATTCGGATCTTCTCATCATCAAGGGATACGACGGCATTCCCGATTTTTTCGAATTCAATCTTTATTCTCCCGCGAACAAAGAAGAACGCGACAACGCTTTAGAGAATCTTTATGAAAAGCTGAAGACGGTCGCGGGTAAATCCATGACCGACAACATTCATCAGATCATTCTGCTGAATCGCCTAACGGATTCTTTGGATTACGATACGGCAAAGATCGTGATCGAAAACAATCTGATGGAAGACGGAGTGATTTCCAGAGACAATCTTTACGCTGCGATGGGCGAAACCGATCGTTTCGAGGAAAGAAAGACGCAAATTCAGATGGTCGGAAATACGTTGAAATTCTTCTTTTCCCTTTCCAAACTTCCGATGATCAAACTCGTAATGGCTCCGATCAAGGTCGCAGCTTCGATGGTGGGCGCAACTTCGCTTGTCGAAACGATGGAGGCGGGTTATGAGTTATCGAGCAAAATCAAAGATCTCAATCCGTTTATCGAGGCGTTTCTCGATCGTGAAACCCGCCTTATATCAAAACTCGAACTGGGAAATCCGGTCAGCGAGTTGTTGAACTGA
- a CDS encoding MBOAT family O-acyltransferase, with translation MLFNSIHFLVFYPIVAVLYFLLPFRFRWILLLVASCYFYMAFIPAYILILAFTIVLDYYLAIWIENAAGPKRRTYLILSLSSNIGILIFFKYFNFALENTGYLYRFLIGTDLPVSPLQIILPIGLSFHTFQSMGYIVEVYQGKIKAERHLGYYWVYVMFFPQLVAGPIERAHHLMTQFHQEHKLLFQNVEDGLKYIVYGFLMKLMVADRLSVFVDAMYNDPAGKSGADLLVATYFFAFQIYCDFAGYSNIAIGTAKILGIDLMRNFDRPYFSSSVSEFWGRWHISLSSWFRDYVYIPLGGNRVSTFRHIRNLLIVFALSGIWHGANWTFVIWGVLNGIYLASEVLWKRYITEKTPKGFWFRWIGVIVTFHLVLLSWVYFRANSVSTAHLILQRIFDFTNGEGLDLIVEFQKKAGVFAIVVFLLLEGLFPFWERTKEGWKKYGDWAVAGIFITLIFTGGVFYGSSFIYFQF, from the coding sequence ATGTTATTCAACTCGATTCACTTTCTCGTATTTTATCCGATCGTCGCGGTTCTTTACTTTCTTCTTCCGTTTCGTTTCCGGTGGATTCTTCTGCTGGTCGCAAGCTGCTACTTTTATATGGCCTTTATTCCGGCCTACATATTGATTCTTGCGTTTACAATCGTACTGGATTACTACCTCGCGATCTGGATCGAAAATGCGGCAGGGCCGAAACGAAGAACGTATCTCATCTTGAGTCTTTCTTCGAACATAGGGATTCTCATCTTCTTTAAATACTTCAACTTCGCTCTGGAGAATACCGGTTATCTCTATCGATTTCTGATCGGAACCGATCTTCCCGTATCGCCTTTGCAGATCATACTTCCTATCGGACTTTCCTTTCATACGTTTCAGTCCATGGGTTATATCGTAGAAGTATATCAAGGGAAGATCAAGGCCGAAAGGCATCTCGGGTATTATTGGGTTTACGTGATGTTCTTTCCTCAGTTGGTCGCCGGGCCGATCGAAAGAGCGCACCATTTGATGACTCAGTTTCATCAGGAACACAAGCTCCTGTTTCAGAATGTCGAAGACGGATTGAAATACATAGTTTATGGATTTCTAATGAAGCTGATGGTCGCGGATCGACTTTCGGTTTTCGTCGATGCGATGTACAACGATCCGGCCGGAAAATCGGGCGCGGACCTTTTGGTCGCAACGTATTTTTTCGCGTTTCAGATTTATTGCGATTTTGCCGGTTATTCCAACATAGCGATCGGGACCGCGAAAATTTTGGGAATCGATCTGATGCGAAACTTCGATCGTCCTTATTTCTCTTCGAGCGTATCCGAATTTTGGGGACGCTGGCACATTTCTTTGTCTTCCTGGTTTCGAGACTACGTATATATTCCGCTCGGTGGAAACAGAGTATCAACATTTCGTCATATTCGAAATTTATTAATCGTCTTCGCTCTTTCCGGGATTTGGCACGGAGCGAATTGGACGTTCGTTATCTGGGGAGTGTTGAACGGAATTTATCTCGCGTCCGAAGTGCTTTGGAAGCGGTATATCACCGAAAAAACTCCGAAAGGATTTTGGTTCCGCTGGATCGGAGTGATCGTCACGTTCCATCTCGTTCTTTTAAGCTGGGTTTATTTCCGAGCGAATTCGGTATCAACGGCCCATTTGATTCTCCAAAGAATTTTCGATTTCACAAACGGAGAAGGACTCGATCTGATCGTGGAGTTTCAGAAAAAAGCCGGAGTTTTTGCGATCGTAGTCTTTTTACTTTTGGAAGGTCTGTTTCCTTTTTGGGAAAGAACGAAAGAAGGCTGGAAGAAATACGGAGATTGGGCCGTAGCCGGAATTTTCATCACGTTGATTTTTACGGGAGGAGTGTTCTATGGATCCAGCTTCATCTACTTCCAGTTCTAA